One Dysidea avara chromosome 8, odDysAvar1.4, whole genome shotgun sequence genomic window, TGGTAATGTAGCATAACTAGTTGTTGGAATATGATGAGCTGCAGGCAGGAGAAACATGCCGGTAGGTACAAGTCTGGTAGTGACAGCATTTGGTTGTTCAAACACTGCAGTTTGTGTCCTCGGGCAGCGAAATCCACGTAGTATAATCTGTTTCTTGTAGTAGCAGGGCCATGTGTGTATGAAGCAACCCACAACAGACATGACTAGGGCAATGGTGAAAGATAAGGCAGTCCAATTGAAATAAAAACAATGACTATTAACTATAGGAAATACAGaaaatacacaaaattaatgggtAGCTATTGTACAAACACTACAAGCATTTTATGTATTGCTTGTTTTTCATCTCTACAGGTACAACAAAAACAAGCAAACAACAAATAGCTAATAATTAATGTAACAATTTTACTCAGTAATAATCCTCGCAGTTTGCCAATGGAAGGTACAACTGTCACTCATAGCTATACACTTCAGTCACTCATAGCTATACACTTCAGTCACTCATAGCTATACACTTCAGTCACTCATAGCTATACACTTCAGTCACTCATAGCTATACACTTCAGTCACTCATAGCTATACACTTCAGTCACTCATAGCTATACACTTCAGTCACTCATAGCTATACACTTCAGTCACTCATAGCTATACACTTCAGTCACTCATAGCTATACACTTCAGTCACTCATAGCTATACACTTCAGTCACTCATAGCTATACACTTCAGTCACTCATAGCTATACACTTCAGTCACTCATAGCTATACACTTCAGTATGAAGCTGCTTTGAAACTATCATGTCCACCCTTTGAATAGAGATGGTTTGCCTTTCCTATAGACAATATCATTAGGGAATCAAATTTGTAATGTAAGACATGCAGGCAGCCTATTCATCTGGAGAATTATTATTAACCTCCTTCATATTTTGGTACATTCCTTGGGATAGTCTTTTCGCCTATGTGGGTGTGCACTCCCAATTTTACACAAGTACCCACAGCTAGTACATGCCtatataaattataattatgtagcaGGTCCTGTCACGCTGCAATGTGGAGCATGCAGGCTACTCTCAACAATACACTATACCACacgtatgcatgcatacatgcacatagGAGGATGCATGTTTACAATTATTCTGACTAGTCACACCATCACTCCCCCCACCAGGACCAGAAAACACAAATACACAGCAATCTAAAAGGAACACTACATCACAAGGTGACTTGACAATACTTCCCAAGTCAGAAAGAGACCAGAGTTACTACTGTGACTAGACCACTGTGACTATTTGTCGCTGCTGTAAGCAttagggccgcccagagaaattaaggggcccagggcaaagagttaaagtgtggccccaggggcaaggagggttccactatgaatcacaacttcagctagtctagctgtaagtcgaagactaaaaaaaaaggtcattacatgctacaatgacaatagctgccactcaccaactatatctcctcatgataagcttgctacactgatcctctgaagaatactgtggaTGTTgatttctctattagagtatatcgatcttttaaacaggtattaaaGGGGTCCTTGATGGGGCCCCCTTTCATGTTGGGGCCCCGAGACAAAATGCCTccgttgcccccccccccccccccccccctgtgggcaaCCCtggtaaaaataaaataataaaaagcatgtccctatgtgtgtacacatgtgagGCTCTATAGTGTCCAGCTTGtaaaattcctacacttgttGTTGTAATATTAGCAGACTTTTATCACAAGAAATTCCCACTACTCTGTGGTGAAAAACATATAGCTGGTTCCTGTTTATTTGTGATCATTGTTGCTCTCCTATGGAAGCAACTCTATTGCCCATGCACCAAACCACCATCATCAATGACTACCAAAAAAAAATGATGTTATCATTCTCATCTGTAAGGAAATAAGCAAAAGGAAAGTTGAGAATGTGCAACAGAAGCAGTGGGGTTGGGTGTTAGTTAAACTGTAGAATATGTTGAAGTAAAAACTAATCAGTATGAACACTTCACAGCTCTCCTAGTGATATAGCTGAGAAAATGTGGTATTTAAAGTCCATCTATCAAGGGTCCAACATTATCTGGTATAACAAGAGAACAAAACCAGATAGATCAATATAAGAGCTTCCTTAACACACTTGATGGCAAGTACCTATAGACATACATGTATAGTGTTGGTTTAGTAAACCATTTGCCTTCTAGTACAGCAGCATAGCCCTCAAAATTAGCCAAATCGTGCACTTTTTAAATAATAGCATgaaaccaagagtacataatatatagtattcctcatgacatATATAGGTTTGACCTTTGGcaacctttatggccattttgcccagaaatttgaCCATGCCTGTCTTTAATTCGCCTTAGACAGTAATTGATGTGTTAAAACATGGCATCAAAAGTAAGATCTTGTTGAATGAAACaactttgaagttaataggtaattccattttgaagttatgaCTGCTTTTATTAGTGGCAATATTCTCTGAGTTTATCTGCCCTTGAGGTGTAAATTACTCATGTGAGGTAAAGTATATATGTAAcataaatgatgataactttggaatgaatcACCTAATAACATAAAATAAAAACTAAGTTGCTTTGTTCAGCAATGTTTTTATTTTAGcacatgttttaacaagttaaagaCAAATTTCTGGGGTCAAATCTGCTATTGCACTACATCAAAAAATTGTTGCGAGGAGTACtaatgtggaaagtttcatgcttttataaAGAAGTGTACGTTGTGTTGCTGTACTATTCTGGAAGTAAAAGAATCATCcttcacactacacacacatcatgGGTTACTGCTATACACAAGCCCATGGTAACCATCCTCAGATATTTGCAGTTATTAGAGCAAGTTATTATCAGCATATATACATCAATTATTGGCAAACTATTCATGAATAATTGGCACCATGATATTCGGGATTTTACAGCAGTTTCCCAAGTTAGTGATCACCTGATTTTCCTCATGTCCAACCTCTTGTGCTGAATTCCTTCAATTTAACCTTCACAGTGTGTTAAGCCACAATAATATGTTTGGCATTTATGTCTTCCTCTTTTGTTTGTATACAGGCAATGTCCAAAACTGATTGGCAAACTGCAGAGTCATTCTCAGAAGCTAAAAAGAGCTGTTGTTtaatgtggagtactgatgtTTACTCTACAAGAGTTGTATCGATAATGAATAATCAGATCAGTAATCAGTAGAAgccgataattagctgtttttaccataatcggaaattggttgtaatgggctgtggccagcagattattagtttattcagcttcagcagctatacagtaccactggagggaCAATTGGGAAACAGTGgtaatggaaactggaaacagaaatggtcaaatcgtcatccctagagtaaaacccttgtttagtggccacctcttaaagatcactttcttataaagaccacctctatacaaagaccacattataattagatctcaaagatgactaaggcatactgaccacatcatggtcacctttttataaagatcacctctgtacaaagaccacctcttcacatcgcaataatagctaggttccaaacatcttCTGTCAGACCGCTTTATCAAAACAGTTAAAAAGACTAGGCTGATACAGgaggttgtagtgtactagctacatttcacttgtgtggaatatttttgtatgacacattctggtaccatagtattatctatgctggtacaaactaactgatgatggtatatgactcgagtgaagtgtggacaaagAAAAGACATTGATATGAAGCATGAAATACACgtttgaagcttaccaaatattaccatgtaaagaggtggtctttaagaggtggccactgaacaagggttttactctagagTACGTTTATAAGACAaattgaccatttccgttttccatttccactttccatttccactgtttccaatttccCCATTCAACCACTATTTAGACATTGATTTCTTGCCATCAAAGGGTTTATATattaagtgctatcccactagggacctgtgtcATTATGATATATTAATGAtaactatatacatgcatactgaGATACATGTATACTGAGATACATGCATACTGAGATACATAGTACACAAATGCAATTTGTATTCAGTATTTTGTATAAGGTGGTGGAGGTTCATCATTGATTGTATTATAGCTTGGAGCAGAAGGAAAAATtctggtagtagtagtagtgactGTCTCATGTTCATATCGTACAGGTTCATATGGTGCAGTGTCTTGTGTCttacagcagcagcaacaacagcaaaaTGGAGGTACATGTACTTTCTTGTAGTAAAAGGGACACCTGCGGATGATGCAGCACCCAATAAAAGAACCgatgatgaagatgaagaagaaagaTACTCCAGCTGCAGTAAAAATAATTTCTGCAGTACTGAGATCATCAGCTAAGAGGAAATGTAGAAGTACAATAAGAGTAAGTACTTTACAGTAAAAcactacaagtacagtacattattTCTTATAGGTTcggaaaaaaacacatggacaGTTAATAGCAGAgctggagcccagagattttgagtgatCAGGCCATACAtccaatggaggtcatagtcatgcacaagTTTTAATgttctgatgtgatatttaaatcAGTGATTATCTCCTTTTGTATATAAGCATCCAAAAGTCtcctacagaattttttttttggaaataacAGATGTTCTGAAATTGTGTCTGGAGACTATTTTTAAATACAAAGTCTCTTGCAATTAAAACATCCATTTTTTGTACCATGGGCCCCATGGCAATAAATGTTATATTGTGCACAAAATACCAGAATATTTTCTTggtgtttacaaaaaaaagcaGACTTTGAAAGCAATTTTGATTGATATTGCTAATGCAAGATTAATTAGCACCATGCAAATGGTTCACTGGAATGTTTGACAATTTAAATGCCTTAGTGTAATTGGCCATATtttattgaatgctctattagagtatcttgatttttacAAAGTAGCTGAACAGGAGTCTGACCAGTGACAGACCAGCTGGACCCTGGGCTCTAGTCCTGGTTAACAGAATATAACTGATGTTATGTGACGGGCTCCTAATGATAGCCTAACAGGGGTACAATACCCTAATTGTTATCAACAGGGGGTAGAGTATTTTCTGCTTCACCAGATCCATATTATTTAAAGCATTTCTGGCTATCTACATCAAATTCAACAATCTGATCATGCAATACAACAACAATATCATTTATTACCAGGCGGGAAGAACATTGCTGATAAAGTATTAGAGTTGAGTAAAGATGTTGTTACGTGCTAGAGCAACTGCACTATATGTACTAGTACCACTACTATACTATAAGAATTattatacaggtttttgcaattaaattcgtcttgtttgcacaagaattcgtcATAACTACACTGACTGCAAGAAACCAGCCGCTCATAACAAGGTAAATCATTTTCACCATGGAGAATCTTGAGACACTAGAGAGCAATTGAAGCTGGTTATACGTGAAGCCATTAGCTGTCtgtcaagttaattagcttgtttgTGAGTGACCACTGACACCCATTGCCAATAGCGAAGCACAGTTGCGAATGTTGCTGCAGAAGCCGTAgcagaagaattattgccttataaagagttgtttacaacagttgtacttcaacaagatcatgaAGCAGCTGCTAAATCTTGTTTCCAACCTTGTTACGGACAAATTCTTGTGCGAGCGCAACAAATTCTATGGgacaaattctactgcaaaggtgacgaactctactgcaaatgggaccaagtcaattgcaaaggcgacgaattcaattgcagaAACCTGTTAACAACAGAATTGCTATTCGAAAGTTACTAGTGTAGCAGGGAGTTATAACTATACAACAATATTTCAACCACATCTAAACAACCAGGCATGTATATGGTGTGAACTGCATTATCGATTAGCAGTAAATAATAATTctataattacaaaataatcaGTTGCTTTGAAGTTTTCCAATGCAATACATGCAATGGAACATGTTAGAAAACTGTCATGCTCTTCcaccaggggcggatacagggggggtcaaagggggctcttgacccccctcctccaaaaatttttagtataccaagatcgagatactctatggagcagtcactctaataaagcagtcacagtattagagcaaactatgtaaggattttcatgtactttatcagctataaattcgtagttggtgaggtgggctgCTATTGTCAggtggctgtgaccttttttttggtctcaccttaccaaaccagacaatgtagtgtctcagttcattttgaccccccccccctccccctttccataagtctggattcACCCGTCTTCCACTTTGCTAACAGTCAGTGCAAGGTGGTGATTTGCAATAAAGCATCCTAAGAAGAACAAAAATCGTTCATAATTGTTGCACCACTCCTCTAAAGGTTAAAGATTGGTTGTAGACTAGTTGTTCTCTATCTGTAAggctgtgtaatgggcagaacGTAGTCAAAAAATATATGAAAATAGCTTTGGTGAGAGGTGCATAGAATAAAGCCTCATCTGTCTGacaacttttttctttgatgtcGTATATTCACTAATGATAAATTACGTTATTAAAAGTCTATAAACAAGTGTATGGAAACATCAATTTTACAAGCTAGTTGGGATcgttacaataaaaagtacttatACAAAGGGAATCATCATCAATTGCAAATTTGATTCCTAATTTGGCCATGCTGAAAATTAAATTTACACTTGAAGTGATGATCCTTTTAATTGAGCAATTTTactaaaaaaaaatattttgtacatgtacttacTGCAGCTGATACCAATATCTTGGGAGTGCTCACAACTTGGTACGGTCCCACATGGGGTCAGTGTACAATAAATCAGTCTGTCCTCATCACCGTCACAAGATGTACCACAAATGTTAATGGGTAATCCTCTTGAAGGATAACTGTAACATCATAAACAATTAACATGTGCTCTACACTGTAGTGTGCGTATAAGTACATGTACTAGATTTGCCCCACAGAGATTTGCATAATTCATTATACACACTATACACGCCACAAAGTAACCAAAGTAATAAACCACAGATTCTCAAACCAATGTTGTAAGAGTATTTAATTCAATAATAGAATGATTTTGCAATGTCTATCGTCACCAAAAGGTACCGAATTTTTTAACAAAAGGTGTTGAAGAGCTATAAGCATGCTACTGAAAAACAGTATTTTTTCGAACAAGGCATGCTAAATGTTTCAAATCCTTTGTTGTGATATCAATGCTCCTTTGTTGGGAAAGCCAGGTGAACATTTTATGCAGACCAGGTATGATGCAATCAGTGCACCAGCAATACAgtattggatactctccctttAACTATAGTGTACCAGTGGAGGTTGGTCGCCTATCATAACCCTTTGATGTGTGGTTACACTATATAGTTATAtgacggccacgagtgctctgcctgatataaacgcacgagcctgagggccgttaggcccgaaggcaagtgcgtttatacaggcagagcacgagtgcacgttgtataactgttatgtaccactcacctaataggtggggagagtctcacaagacagctgtaacacttataaaggccaggtttctaacatcgattgtgggtaaccaagccagacgttgcgatgacgttccccctgcagtactgcagccacctgagatattgaaagctagtacgctatgggttatatcactaacctgcatttgctgttcgactctcatcatgtagtgctcagcatgccaacgtgccatatagactaagcaccagactaatcaccatagtgattctcttgagcgaaaaaaagcaACTAGAttgacggtttaagtaaacaaaacctaactactaaacgatactagtctaattcttactatttacactggctaaactcgaatctggtggcatgacaaaactggttcccacaatcgaacataaaggttagtattatttagaatatatttgttttattgagtcattgtcgaagtggactacagtttaatctgggctaagatggtaccagactagtaaggtgtataagtacgtttatatatgtagactagagttgtggccacccgcgttggctttttcaatcgccattggctgcttgaaaacattatacgtattggtgacgttatggcccacaatcgacctttacaagtcaggctataaaagaatttgagtgatctgtgaagtgtctttccacctattaggtgaggtgtcgtagtggtcttcgccaccggcacttgtgctatgctgcacaaaaccgcagccagtgcaatatctgtacagtgcaatatctgtatattgcactgcggtcggtgcattataacttataatgcactcgttgtggtctacaaaaccgcaaccagtgcattaatagttataatgcactcgctgcggtctgcagcagtgcaatatacaaattatggcactggcggtgcctttgaactgcccacgcaaaGTGGTACATTACCAAATATGGCACCAAGTGTTAAGGGTTGTTTATTAGCTGGAAAAGTAATGTGTTGAGAAGGTTTGTAAGGGATCTGGGATACAGGGAAACTTGGTGCCATTAAAGTTTGGCAAATATGACGAATAACcatgaatttgtcaaattttcctcatccaaatattttgctagTGAGCAAATCAAGCCTCGAACTAAACAATTTTCTACTCTACCAAGGGCTACTGGGCCAGGCATCAAactagagccaagcctgcctcgactacttcactaggtagctagctatatcctTGATCCTCAAACTTCACCTCGAAATGGGCATGACaagtaccgtatagtaaaaaactttgacggtaaaaaagtttggcgaatgCCCGCAGTTTGAAAATTGACGGAAAAAACATTGACGATTGGGTGGCTTTTGTGAAATTACGTAATGGCGTACGACAAGGCACGTGGACTCTCGTAAACTGGTTTGGTCAAACCGGAACCACGTGCTAGTGAAAGCGTGTAGTTTGCTGTAGTCTCCTGCGATGCCAAGATCGTCGTTTCGTTTTTCAGTGGACTCTAGCAGCAGAGGTTATCATGAGTACCAAAGTATATGGCCGAATCCAACCGCATACGATGAACTTTTATGCGAACGAGAACCTGGAAATAGTCACGATACACATGCCGTTGCCATCAAGAAATATATTTCTGGAGTACTTTCGACTGTGGGACACGTTCCTAGGAAGATTTCTAAAGTGAGCTCAATCTTCATAAGGCGTGGTGGCACGATTCAGTGTAGGGTAAATGGGCACCGACGTTATTCAGCTGACCTTGAGCAAGGAGGATTAGAAATTCCTTGTATTTTAACCTACATTATAGATGACCAAAAGGAATGGGCAAAGACACAGGAAACCATCAATGTAAAGTTGGGCATAAAAACTGCAGATTGTGTGGATGATTTAGTTAATTTGGACTTTCTTGCTAATGCCAGTGCTGAGTCAACTGCACcgccagttgctatggaatctATAGATGGGTCTGTATCAATGGTGGATTTAACTGCTCAATGCAGCACTCAAGATCAGGTTGATCAGTCACCACCAAAAAAGAAGCCAAAAAACTTTTGTGAAGAAGACATAATAATGGGCCAAGAACTCTCTGATCTTGAGATCAATCTTTCACAGGAGTTGCTAAAAGCTCAATATCCAAAAGTGAGTGGACTTCAGTCTACACTTTTTCAAGAAAGAAATCAGCTTTTTCCAAATGGTTTTCTCACTAACTGCATCCAAATTGTTCACTGTCAAGCAAGGCATCACTGGGTTACAGCTTCGACTATAAACTGCAAGTTAGGTGAAGTGAAGGTTTTTGATACGTTGTTCAATCACTGTGATCAAGAAACAACTGGAATAATTCACAAACTCTTTGCTACAGCAAATTTTCCAAAGCTCACCATAACAATGGGACGTTGTCAAAAGCAGAAAGGAGGGATGGATTGTGGGCTGTTCTCTATTGCTAATGCTACAGCCTTGGCTTTTGGATTACACCCAAGCAAGCAAAAGTATAAACAGTCGGCAATGAGAATGCACCTAGTCCGCTGTTTTGCTGCAAAACAAATGACTCCATTTTCAGGGCATGCAATTAAATAATGTGGATATATACCCCACTACTTCTCATGCTTTGCTATAAGTTTATGTTATgattcattaaataatttattgcattaataaaattatcatTAAAATCAAATACTGGTTGAGTTAAAGTAGAATTCCAGCTTCCCTGAAGCCATTTATAATGATGTCAGGTTTGCTTTTAATGTAGTCATAGCAAGATTTCATCCACCCAGCTCCCAATGGCTTGACTGTGCTAAGTTTTAAATCAACAGGTTCGTGTTTCGACTCTCCTTGCAACTGTGTACATACTTTCTTGGCATACCAGGTCTGAAACTCGTTTCGTAAGTGAGATTTCACTGATTTGTTCACACTCAAATCTAGTGGTTGCAACCTATCGGTGCAGTTTGCTGGAACCAATACAACATTAATGTTATTTTGATCGAGGAGAGTGAGGATTGCATGAGTACACTGGGCTTTGAAATTATCAA contains:
- the LOC136262894 gene encoding egg peptide speract receptor-like isoform X2, whose protein sequence is MSLLRVVVTLMVIASPSLAIYGSLRITDGGDSGRLEFQDDSGVWGTVCSNGFGDDAAYVACSQLGYHRAKDVLRNKDYPSRGLPINICGTSCDGDEDRLIYCTLTPCGTVPSCEHSQDIGISCTGVSFFFIFIIGSFIGCCIIRRCPFYYKKVHVPPFCCCCCCCKTQDTAPYEPVRYEHETVTTTTTRIFPSAPSYNTINDEPPPPYTKY
- the LOC136262894 gene encoding egg peptide speract receptor-like isoform X1, which gives rise to MSLLRVVVTLMVIASPSLAIYGSLRITDGGDSGRLEFQDDSGVWGTVCSNGFGDDAAYVACSQLGYHRAKDVLRNKDYPSRGLPINICGTSCDGDEDRLIYCTLTPCGTVPSCEHSQDIGISCTDDLSTAEIIFTAAGVSFFFIFIIGSFIGCCIIRRCPFYYKKVHVPPFCCCCCCCKTQDTAPYEPVRYEHETVTTTTTRIFPSAPSYNTINDEPPPPYTKY